One part of the Arthrobacter tumbae genome encodes these proteins:
- a CDS encoding NAD-dependent epimerase/dehydratase family protein, which yields MRIAVIGATGNVGTALLRRLQQARQENPALELVGISRRKPSQDHAPYSGVEWHTADVGTDAGRASLTDALKGTDAVVHLAWAIQPNRDEEAMHRTNVTGTENALHAAADAGVRHFVCASSVGAYSPARKDQVVTEDWPTGGIATSHYSRHKAEQEALLDTFERDFPEIPVARVRPGLIFQADAGEEIGRYFLGPLIPKSILNKLSLPVLPIPSELVFQAVHAADMADAYWRIIDQRASGPFNIAADPILTPRLLGGLLGAKRVFDLPVPVLRAVVAASWALHIQATDPGWIDMASQAPVMNTDRARTLLGWEPTRSSVAAMREVIDGLAGGVGVHGSPSLRPGG from the coding sequence ATGCGCATCGCTGTTATCGGAGCAACCGGAAACGTGGGGACGGCGCTCCTTCGCCGGCTCCAGCAGGCCCGCCAGGAGAACCCCGCCCTTGAGCTGGTCGGTATCTCCCGGAGGAAGCCTTCCCAGGACCACGCGCCCTACAGCGGCGTCGAATGGCACACCGCCGACGTCGGCACTGATGCCGGGCGCGCAAGCCTCACCGACGCGCTGAAGGGGACTGACGCCGTCGTACATCTTGCCTGGGCCATCCAGCCCAACCGGGATGAGGAGGCGATGCACCGCACCAACGTGACCGGCACGGAGAATGCGCTGCATGCGGCCGCGGACGCCGGCGTGCGGCACTTCGTCTGCGCGTCTTCGGTGGGTGCGTACAGCCCGGCACGCAAGGATCAGGTAGTCACTGAGGATTGGCCCACCGGAGGCATCGCGACGTCCCATTACAGCCGGCACAAGGCCGAGCAGGAGGCCCTGCTGGACACCTTCGAACGTGATTTTCCGGAGATTCCCGTGGCGAGGGTCCGTCCCGGGCTCATCTTCCAGGCCGACGCCGGAGAGGAAATCGGGCGGTACTTCCTGGGTCCGCTGATCCCGAAATCGATTCTCAACAAACTGAGCCTGCCGGTGTTGCCGATCCCTTCGGAGCTTGTGTTCCAGGCGGTGCATGCCGCGGATATGGCCGACGCCTACTGGCGGATCATCGACCAGCGGGCTTCAGGCCCCTTCAACATCGCTGCAGATCCCATCCTGACGCCACGCCTGCTGGGCGGGCTGCTCGGCGCCAAGCGAGTGTTCGACCTGCCGGTGCCCGTGCTGCGTGCGGTGGTGGCGGCATCCTGGGCCCTGCACATCCAGGCGACGGATCCGGGGTGGATCGACATGGCGTCGCAGGCTCCGGTCATGAACACTGACCGGGCGCGCACCCTACTCGGCTGGGAACCCACGCGGTCCTCGGTTGCGGCGATGCGCGAGGTGATCGACGGGCTGGCGGGCGGCGTGGGAGTGCACGGCTCCCCCAGCCTGCGTCCCGGCGGCTGA
- a CDS encoding carbohydrate ABC transporter permease, whose protein sequence is MSTATAPAPPAANRRRRTDNPARRKRVRGAWITYLVLIALATIYIFPFLVQVATSFKTEPEAAQNPLGLVPQNWSVAAYEGLFANSDFPLWGMNSFIVTVFVTLGRVFFNSLAGYALARIPFRGRGLVFALLVAVMAVPGVVLLIPKFLVINQLGIYDSYTGMILPLLADAAGVFIMKNFFESIPVSVEEQARIDGAGTFRTFWSVVLPMARPAVMTIVILSFQGSWNELNHFIISTQDPSLTTLTKGVAQLASGALSQGTQYPLKLAAAALMTVPVAIVFFIFQKRIMNASAGAVKE, encoded by the coding sequence ATGAGCACAGCAACAGCACCCGCCCCACCGGCCGCGAACCGCCGTCGTCGTACTGATAATCCTGCGCGCCGCAAAAGGGTACGCGGAGCATGGATCACTTACCTGGTCCTGATCGCACTCGCGACCATCTACATCTTCCCGTTCCTGGTACAGGTGGCCACGTCCTTCAAAACGGAGCCGGAAGCGGCACAGAACCCGCTGGGACTGGTTCCGCAGAATTGGTCAGTGGCGGCCTATGAGGGGCTCTTCGCGAATTCGGACTTCCCGCTGTGGGGGATGAACTCCTTCATCGTGACAGTGTTCGTGACCCTCGGCAGGGTCTTCTTCAATTCGCTGGCCGGCTACGCGCTGGCCCGGATCCCGTTCCGCGGGCGCGGACTGGTGTTTGCACTGCTGGTCGCCGTGATGGCGGTGCCCGGCGTCGTGCTGCTGATCCCGAAGTTCCTCGTGATCAATCAGCTGGGCATCTACGACTCCTACACCGGCATGATCCTGCCGCTGCTGGCCGACGCAGCGGGCGTGTTCATCATGAAGAACTTCTTCGAATCCATCCCGGTGAGCGTCGAGGAGCAGGCGCGGATCGACGGCGCGGGAACATTCCGTACCTTCTGGTCCGTGGTGCTGCCGATGGCGCGGCCGGCCGTGATGACGATTGTGATCCTGTCCTTCCAGGGCTCCTGGAACGAGCTGAACCACTTCATCATCTCCACCCAGGATCCCTCGCTGACAACACTCACGAAGGGCGTCGCGCAGTTGGCCTCCGGGGCATTGAGCCAGGGGACGCAGTATCCGCTCAAGCTCGCAGCGGCAGCGCTCATGACTGTTCCCGTGGCGATCGTATTCTTCATCTTCCAGAAGCGGATCATGAACGCTTCGGCGGGTGCGGTGAAGGAGTAA
- a CDS encoding carbohydrate ABC transporter permease gives MPSTPAPPGQSAGPASRRNGSIRGRQGLAGWLFITPIILILGLFLVIPVLMAAWVSVSDWTGRGSPFSGTVNFVGSENYSAILGGEGLTGRDFGTSIRNNLYYVLLVVPLQTALSLFLAVMVNRQILRGRGFFRTAFYFPSVTSSVAITVLWLFLFSATGVVNKFLSFFAIDGPNWFQDPRGVLHILLGLIGIDQAPAALQDPAFLGISSWEWLAGPSVAMSAFVLMAIFTTSGTFMLLFIAALQNISGEVQEAAEVDGATGWQRFWSVTLPMLRPTLFTVLTLGLIGTWQVFDQIYTGTQGGPAKTTLTPAYLSFNSAFVDQQWGVGAAIAFVLFAIIVVLTVLQRWALKERDVPRRRRMVPAGVSAGSSAAAAPGTAARTDDAGADEKGKSRR, from the coding sequence GTGCCATCCACTCCAGCACCCCCTGGGCAATCGGCCGGGCCGGCCAGCCGCAGGAATGGGAGCATCCGCGGCAGGCAAGGGCTCGCCGGCTGGCTCTTCATCACGCCCATCATCCTGATTCTCGGACTGTTCCTCGTCATCCCGGTCCTGATGGCCGCATGGGTCAGCGTCTCGGACTGGACCGGTCGCGGCAGCCCTTTCTCCGGCACCGTGAACTTCGTCGGCTCCGAAAACTACTCGGCCATCCTCGGAGGCGAGGGACTGACGGGACGCGACTTCGGTACCTCGATCCGGAACAACCTGTACTACGTCCTCCTGGTCGTTCCGCTGCAGACCGCGCTCTCCCTCTTCCTCGCGGTCATGGTCAACCGGCAGATCCTCCGGGGCAGGGGATTCTTCCGCACCGCTTTCTACTTCCCGTCAGTGACCAGTTCGGTGGCCATCACGGTGCTTTGGCTGTTCCTGTTCAGCGCAACCGGTGTAGTCAACAAGTTCCTTTCCTTCTTCGCGATCGATGGGCCCAACTGGTTCCAGGACCCGCGCGGCGTCCTGCATATCCTGCTCGGACTCATCGGAATCGATCAGGCGCCGGCCGCCCTGCAGGACCCGGCGTTCCTCGGCATCAGCAGCTGGGAATGGCTGGCCGGGCCATCGGTCGCCATGTCCGCCTTCGTCCTGATGGCGATCTTCACCACCTCCGGAACCTTCATGCTGCTCTTCATCGCGGCGCTGCAGAACATCAGCGGCGAAGTGCAGGAGGCGGCCGAAGTGGATGGCGCCACCGGGTGGCAGCGGTTCTGGAGCGTCACCCTCCCGATGCTGCGCCCCACGCTTTTCACTGTGCTGACGCTGGGCCTCATCGGCACCTGGCAGGTGTTCGACCAGATCTACACCGGCACCCAGGGCGGGCCCGCCAAGACCACGCTGACCCCCGCCTACCTGTCCTTCAACTCCGCCTTCGTGGACCAGCAGTGGGGAGTCGGTGCCGCCATCGCCTTCGTGCTTTTCGCCATCATCGTCGTGCTCACCGTGCTTCAGCGCTGGGCACTGAAGGAACGTGACGTTCCACGACGACGGCGGATGGTTCCCGCTGGAGTCAGCGCCGGTTCAAGCGCTGCGGCGGCCCCCGGCACGGCGGCGCGCACGGATGATGCCGGCGCAGATGAGAAGGGGAAGTCCAGGCGATGA
- a CDS encoding sugar ABC transporter substrate-binding protein gives MKTGNPRRRLAVAITAASMLALTACGGSGFDESAEEGGGQTEATDAPVSVLIGSSGDAETAAVTSAVDAWASESGVDASVIAASDLTQQLSQGFASGEPADVFYLSTDAFAGYAANGSLEPYGEDLENKDDYYPALREAFTYEDQLYCAPKDFSTLGLVINSAMWEEAGLTEDDIPTSWDELATVAEQLTTGETVGLGFSPEFQRLGVFTAQAGGGLVTDGEATVASEANVEALSYAKQMMTDGVAAYSSDLGAGWGGEAFGKGLAAMVIEGNWIAGAMTNDFPDVEYQIAELPEGPGGKGTLQFTNCWGIAADSDNIEGAKALVEHLTTPESQLGFAEAFGVMPSLQSVAGDWAEQYPELAPFIAGGEYAQNLPAQQGAADVLAELNSQLESLESSEPQQILESVQPLMESVVTQ, from the coding sequence ATGAAGACTGGAAATCCCCGACGGCGGCTGGCCGTCGCCATCACCGCAGCATCGATGCTCGCCCTCACCGCCTGCGGTGGCTCGGGCTTCGACGAGTCCGCCGAGGAAGGCGGCGGCCAGACCGAAGCTACGGACGCTCCCGTCAGCGTCCTCATCGGATCATCGGGTGATGCCGAAACCGCGGCTGTCACCTCGGCTGTCGACGCCTGGGCCAGCGAGTCCGGTGTGGATGCCTCTGTCATCGCAGCCTCCGACCTCACGCAGCAGCTCAGCCAGGGCTTTGCGTCCGGTGAGCCGGCGGACGTCTTCTACCTGTCCACCGACGCGTTCGCCGGATATGCGGCCAATGGCTCGCTGGAGCCCTACGGAGAGGACCTGGAGAACAAGGACGACTACTACCCGGCGCTCCGTGAGGCCTTCACCTATGAAGACCAGCTCTACTGCGCGCCCAAGGACTTCTCCACACTCGGCCTTGTGATCAACAGCGCCATGTGGGAGGAGGCCGGGCTCACGGAGGATGACATCCCGACCAGCTGGGATGAACTGGCCACAGTAGCCGAACAGCTCACCACCGGGGAGACCGTCGGTCTGGGGTTCAGCCCCGAGTTCCAACGGCTCGGCGTCTTCACCGCCCAGGCTGGAGGCGGCCTGGTCACCGACGGCGAAGCGACAGTCGCCAGCGAAGCCAACGTCGAGGCGCTGAGCTACGCCAAGCAGATGATGACCGACGGCGTTGCCGCCTACTCCTCCGACCTCGGCGCAGGCTGGGGCGGCGAAGCATTCGGCAAAGGCCTGGCCGCCATGGTCATCGAGGGCAACTGGATTGCCGGCGCCATGACCAACGACTTCCCCGACGTCGAATACCAGATCGCCGAGCTTCCGGAGGGCCCCGGCGGCAAGGGCACGCTCCAGTTCACCAATTGCTGGGGTATCGCCGCAGACAGCGACAACATCGAAGGCGCCAAGGCGCTGGTGGAGCACCTGACCACACCGGAGAGCCAACTGGGCTTCGCGGAAGCTTTCGGTGTCATGCCCTCGCTCCAGTCCGTTGCCGGGGACTGGGCCGAGCAGTACCCGGAGCTGGCGCCGTTCATCGCCGGTGGCGAGTACGCGCAGAACCTGCCCGCCCAGCAGGGCGCAGCCGACGTGCTGGCGGAGCTGAACTCGCAACTCGAGTCCCTGGAGTCCTCGGAGCCACAGCAGATCCTTGAGTCGGTGCAGCCGCTTATGGAATCCGTCGTGACCCAGTAA
- a CDS encoding LacI family DNA-binding transcriptional regulator: protein MSKATLVSLAESLGVSRQTISNVINAPHRVKPETRLRIQHAIAESGYRPSAAGRQLRTRRSMNLGIRMMPVIDGINGSILDRFLHALTEAAQQEGYRITLFCADSDSGEIRQYEELQKVADLDGFVLTGTHYGDERTAWLLEHDVPFAAFGRPWSSIEDPFTSSHPWVDVDGGAGTEQATRTLIGQGHTAVGFVGWPEGSGAGDDRRAGWTRAMHAAGLPTDTLDIQADDGVPAGAQGAERLASRGATALVCASDSLALGATAKLRQLLPAQSSPAVIGFDDTPVAAAVGLSSVSQPTEDAARHIIAVLAHQLAGRNGRELDGEPAPERHLLLPPTLIQRTPYSFSST, encoded by the coding sequence ATGTCCAAGGCCACGCTCGTCAGCCTCGCTGAATCCCTCGGTGTCTCGCGGCAGACCATCTCCAACGTGATCAACGCGCCGCACCGGGTGAAGCCGGAGACACGGCTCCGGATACAGCATGCGATCGCGGAGAGCGGCTACCGGCCCAGCGCCGCCGGCCGGCAGTTGCGCACCCGGCGCTCGATGAACCTTGGCATCCGCATGATGCCGGTGATCGACGGAATCAACGGATCAATCCTCGACCGGTTCCTGCACGCGCTCACCGAGGCCGCGCAGCAGGAGGGCTACCGGATCACCCTGTTCTGCGCGGACTCCGATTCCGGCGAGATCCGCCAGTACGAGGAACTCCAGAAGGTTGCCGACCTTGACGGCTTCGTGCTGACCGGCACGCACTACGGCGATGAGCGCACGGCCTGGCTGCTTGAGCACGATGTGCCGTTCGCCGCCTTCGGCCGCCCGTGGAGTAGCATCGAGGATCCCTTCACCTCCAGCCACCCCTGGGTGGATGTCGACGGCGGCGCCGGAACCGAGCAGGCCACGCGCACCCTGATCGGCCAGGGCCACACGGCAGTCGGCTTTGTTGGCTGGCCTGAGGGCTCCGGGGCCGGCGATGACCGCCGCGCCGGCTGGACCCGTGCGATGCACGCTGCCGGACTTCCCACCGACACCCTCGATATCCAGGCCGACGACGGCGTCCCCGCCGGCGCGCAGGGCGCCGAACGGCTCGCATCCCGCGGGGCGACCGCGCTGGTGTGCGCAAGCGATTCCCTGGCTCTGGGAGCCACAGCGAAGCTGAGGCAGCTGCTTCCGGCGCAGTCCTCGCCTGCGGTGATCGGATTCGATGACACACCGGTGGCTGCTGCCGTCGGGCTCTCAAGCGTTTCCCAGCCCACGGAGGACGCAGCGCGGCACATCATCGCTGTCCTCGCCCACCAGCTGGCCGGGCGCAACGGCCGGGAGCTGGATGGGGAGCCGGCGCCGGAGCGGCACCTACTCCTGCCGCCGACCCTGATCCAGCGCACCCCATACTCCTTCAGCAGCACCTGA
- a CDS encoding glycogen debranching N-terminal domain-containing protein, with protein sequence MAYLQPFLHNLTGVFSAPVQAWADPHGQIRDSGAQGIHCGDDRVVRSAVLTVDGAEPDWVSTQVRSAQRVDYMHFVRVESQVADPLMYLTRSRTADSEGIAEQLRFESAYSFTVRQDVRLVLDADNTPMEQVKSGAAATTQLAVTSPKWNWRDQDTTALLEAPAAHIQFDGGRITLTWQVEVEPGGVVELGWRLAVTDAAAPMVAPSGSGIAVPTVEGEPLQRLLDRSVSDLNGLRMAAASRPEDTFLAAGAPWFFTMFGRDSLIAARLLLPIETSLAGSTLRALASRQGASTDPGTAEQPGKILHEVRRGTLSFTEGDAGVSLPPVYFGTIDATPLWICLLHDAWQAGLPEDQVEALLDHLEAALVWLRDHGDSDGDGFLEYKDESGHGLANQGWKDSGDSIRWHDGSLADGPIALAEVQGYAYEAALGGAALLDAFGRSGGDAWRRYAADLRERFRTAFWCTDELGRYPAIALDSSKRPVDGVTSNMGHLLGTGILDEAEAQAVAARLMDPTMFSGYGIRTVSTTNGGFWPTRYHAGSVWSHDTGMIISGLLKDGFVTQASALAAGLLRAAEGFDWRLPELFSGHASSEMWPPVPYPASCRPQAWAAASSIPIAQALGGL encoded by the coding sequence GTGGCGTACCTCCAGCCCTTCCTGCACAACCTCACCGGCGTGTTCAGCGCCCCTGTCCAGGCGTGGGCGGACCCGCATGGGCAGATCCGGGACTCGGGTGCGCAGGGAATCCACTGTGGCGATGACCGGGTGGTCCGCTCCGCTGTGCTGACGGTTGACGGCGCAGAGCCGGATTGGGTCTCAACGCAGGTGCGCTCGGCGCAGCGCGTCGACTACATGCATTTCGTCCGGGTGGAGTCGCAGGTGGCGGACCCGTTGATGTACCTGACGCGTTCCCGCACCGCCGACTCCGAAGGCATAGCCGAGCAGCTTCGCTTCGAGTCCGCTTACAGCTTCACCGTCCGGCAGGACGTCCGGCTGGTTCTTGACGCGGACAATACCCCGATGGAACAGGTGAAATCCGGCGCAGCCGCCACCACTCAACTCGCCGTGACCAGCCCCAAATGGAACTGGCGCGATCAGGACACCACCGCCCTGCTGGAGGCACCCGCCGCGCACATCCAGTTCGACGGCGGCCGGATCACCCTTACCTGGCAGGTGGAGGTGGAGCCCGGTGGCGTCGTCGAGCTCGGCTGGCGGCTGGCCGTTACCGATGCCGCCGCGCCCATGGTGGCGCCGTCGGGGTCCGGCATTGCGGTTCCGACGGTTGAGGGCGAGCCGCTGCAGCGTCTGCTTGACCGGTCCGTGTCAGACCTGAACGGCCTTCGTATGGCCGCCGCGAGTCGGCCCGAGGACACGTTCCTGGCCGCAGGTGCCCCCTGGTTCTTCACCATGTTCGGGCGGGACTCACTGATTGCGGCGCGGCTGCTCCTGCCGATCGAGACCTCACTGGCCGGCAGCACGCTTCGCGCGCTCGCCTCCCGGCAAGGCGCTTCCACCGATCCCGGAACGGCCGAGCAGCCTGGCAAGATCCTTCATGAGGTCCGCCGCGGCACGCTGTCCTTCACCGAGGGCGACGCCGGCGTGTCACTCCCGCCCGTCTATTTCGGCACCATCGACGCCACTCCCCTGTGGATCTGCCTGTTGCATGACGCCTGGCAGGCGGGGCTGCCCGAGGATCAGGTGGAGGCGCTGCTGGACCACCTGGAGGCAGCGCTGGTGTGGTTGCGCGATCACGGTGATTCCGACGGCGACGGCTTCCTTGAATACAAGGACGAGAGCGGCCATGGACTCGCCAACCAGGGCTGGAAGGACTCCGGAGACTCCATCCGCTGGCATGACGGCTCGCTGGCTGACGGGCCCATCGCGCTTGCGGAGGTCCAGGGTTACGCCTACGAGGCCGCGCTGGGAGGAGCAGCCCTGCTCGATGCTTTCGGGCGCAGCGGCGGCGACGCATGGCGGCGGTACGCAGCAGACCTGCGGGAGCGTTTCCGGACCGCGTTCTGGTGTACCGACGAGTTGGGACGCTACCCCGCCATCGCACTGGATTCGTCCAAGCGCCCGGTGGACGGGGTGACCAGCAACATGGGTCACCTGCTGGGTACCGGCATTCTTGATGAAGCGGAAGCGCAGGCTGTTGCCGCACGGCTGATGGATCCCACCATGTTCTCCGGCTACGGGATCCGCACGGTATCCACCACCAACGGCGGGTTCTGGCCCACGCGCTACCATGCGGGGTCGGTCTGGAGCCATGACACCGGCATGATCATCAGCGGACTGCTCAAGGACGGCTTCGTCACGCAGGCCTCTGCCCTGGCCGCAGGGCTGCTGCGAGCAGCCGAAGGGTTTGACTGGCGGTTGCCCGAGCTGTTCTCCGGGCATGCGTCCAGCGAGATGTGGCCTCCGGTTCCCTACCCGGCGTCGTGCCGCCCGCAGGCGTGGGCGGCGGCGTCGTCAATCCCGATCGCGCAGGCGCTCGGTGGGCTCTGA
- a CDS encoding DUF7793 family protein, whose amino-acid sequence MEPISDDGLRNDGLRFELTDEGDFLRLCWNPGIVMELRDVQASVTAVEAVSPECQRPLLVHIDLVDGISAPARDLLLEETCSSRTAVLGADEVARVMTAFNYRAATPSQYFTDEVRAIEWLTSDSASEPTERLRDRD is encoded by the coding sequence ATGGAACCGATTTCCGACGATGGCCTGCGCAACGATGGCCTGCGCTTCGAGCTGACGGACGAGGGCGACTTCCTCCGTCTGTGCTGGAATCCGGGCATCGTCATGGAGCTGCGCGACGTGCAGGCGAGCGTCACGGCTGTAGAAGCAGTATCGCCCGAGTGCCAGCGGCCGCTGCTTGTGCACATTGACCTCGTTGACGGGATCAGCGCCCCGGCCCGGGACCTCCTGCTGGAGGAAACGTGCTCCAGCCGCACGGCGGTCCTCGGAGCGGATGAGGTGGCGCGTGTCATGACCGCCTTCAACTACCGTGCCGCAACGCCCAGCCAGTACTTCACCGATGAGGTACGGGCAATCGAGTGGCTTACGTCCGATAGTGCGTCAGAGCCCACCGAGCGCCTGCGCGATCGGGATTGA
- a CDS encoding DUF7793 family protein: MRWDTFGSEQLMTGGALNGLKSGRRFTLTLEKGCVRVEWNEGVTVTEQDALELVRRLEEVNPGRCDPMLVILNSMVSVDAPGQTVFADHLNVAALALVGPTAVDRLIAAFFDGVHRPRYPTRYFAEPESAREWLLTPGHYTPDM; the protein is encoded by the coding sequence GTGAGGTGGGATACATTTGGCTCGGAGCAGCTGATGACGGGAGGGGCGTTGAACGGATTGAAGTCTGGCCGCCGTTTCACCCTCACCCTCGAAAAAGGCTGCGTCCGCGTGGAGTGGAACGAGGGCGTCACGGTGACCGAGCAGGATGCGCTGGAGCTGGTCCGGCGGCTGGAGGAAGTGAATCCCGGCCGGTGCGATCCGATGCTCGTCATCCTTAACTCGATGGTCTCGGTGGATGCCCCCGGGCAGACTGTTTTCGCTGATCACCTGAACGTGGCCGCGCTGGCACTGGTGGGCCCAACAGCAGTGGACCGGCTGATTGCTGCCTTCTTTGACGGCGTTCACCGTCCGCGGTACCCCACGCGCTATTTTGCTGAGCCGGAATCAGCGCGTGAGTGGCTGCTGACACCGGGACACTACACACCTGACATGTAA